A stretch of the Asticcacaulis sp. ZE23SCel15 genome encodes the following:
- the cobA gene encoding uroporphyrinogen-III C-methyltransferase, producing the protein MRDGFVSLVGAGPGDADHLTLGALKALQSAQAMLYDALVSEDIIALAPTKCVKICVGKRGDRLSVPQDKTNALMVRLAKKGLHVVRLKGGDPSVFGRVEEERDYLEAHHIAHKTLPGVTAASAAAAQFSFPLTHRGEARSVTFLTGRTKDGSIDLKETTVCDPQTSLVFYMSSHNAAHIEARLIAAGRSGDTPIIIVENAGRAHARAIKGRLKELAARVAEAAFSGPVLIGAGEAFRFARLTAAATVAEWPKVQTA; encoded by the coding sequence ATGCGTGACGGTTTTGTATCCTTAGTCGGCGCAGGCCCCGGCGATGCCGATCACCTGACGCTGGGCGCGCTGAAAGCCCTGCAATCGGCGCAGGCGATGCTTTATGATGCCCTCGTCAGCGAAGACATCATCGCTCTGGCCCCGACCAAGTGCGTAAAAATCTGCGTCGGTAAACGCGGGGATCGCCTGTCGGTGCCGCAGGATAAGACTAATGCCCTGATGGTGCGGTTGGCGAAAAAAGGCCTGCATGTGGTGCGCCTCAAAGGCGGCGATCCGTCAGTATTTGGCAGGGTCGAAGAGGAACGCGATTACCTTGAGGCCCACCATATTGCGCACAAAACCCTGCCCGGTGTGACGGCGGCTTCGGCGGCGGCGGCCCAGTTTTCCTTCCCGCTCACCCACCGCGGCGAAGCGCGTTCGGTCACCTTTCTGACCGGCCGCACCAAGGACGGCTCGATCGACCTGAAGGAAACCACCGTCTGCGATCCGCAAACCTCGCTGGTGTTTTACATGTCGTCGCACAATGCGGCTCATATCGAAGCGCGGTTAATCGCGGCAGGCCGCAGCGGTGACACACCGATCATCATCGTCGAAAATGCCGGTCGCGCTCACGCCCGCGCCATCAAGGGACGTTTGAAAGAACTGGCCGCACGGGTCGCGGAAGCAGCCTTTAGCGGGCCAGTACTGATCGGCGCCGGTGAGGCTTTCCGCTTTGCACGGCTGACCGCGGCGGCTACAGTGGCCGAATGGCCGAAAGTGCAGACAGCATGA
- the nirB gene encoding nitrite reductase large subunit NirB, with protein sequence MDNKQRIVVIGAGMAGGRIVEEILKRDSSSFDISIIGAEACATYDRIQLSPVLAGEKSFDDIVTHSDAWYDANGVKTHFGYWVQSIDRVAKQVVLHDGQAIGYDHLILATGSDPIRLPLPGSDLQGVVAFRDLHDVDLMTRAANAGGEAVVIGGGLLGLEAAYGLAKRGMKSTVIHLVDVLMERQLDEAAGRLLEKALLERGVISVLSAQSEAIVGETHVEGLKLKDGRVIPASLLVMAVGIRPHVEPAKSAGLTVERGIVVDDQMRTSDPSIFAVGECVQHRGACYGLVAPIWDMCRTLADVLTGKNPDAAYYGSELATRLKVSGVDLYSAGQFNGGEGCEDIVFRDPGRGVYKRVVVKDNKLVGTVLFGEAADGAWYFDLIKKGETIADIRDTLIFGQAVTEALAGVDPNAAVAAWPDDTEVCGCNGVTKGTVVEAICGGADNLDKVRGCTKASASCGSCTGIVEQLLKVTLGDAFKAQTGPKPMCKCTEHGHQHVRKAIIEQGLKTIPDVMQAMKWTTPDGCSSCRPALNYYLLCAWPREYQDDPRSRFVNERNHANIQKDGTYSVVPRMWGGVTSAKELRAIADVCDKFDVPMVKVTGGQRLDLFGIKKADLPAVWADLNAAGMVSGHAYAKALRTVKTCVGSEWCRFGTQDSTGLGIKLEQDTWGSWMPHKFKMAVSGCPRNCAEATIKDFGIVCVDSGYELHVGGNAGIHLRGTDLLCKVATEAEARDYSMAFVQLYREDAWYLERTAPWIERVGLEFVKTQLFDEETRADLKARFLESQAVFQVDPWAEHAPKSEPAKVFSPLADLREGTSQDHITETA encoded by the coding sequence ATGGACAACAAACAACGCATTGTGGTGATCGGAGCCGGCATGGCCGGTGGCCGCATCGTCGAGGAAATCTTAAAGCGAGATTCGTCAAGCTTTGACATTTCGATCATCGGCGCCGAAGCCTGCGCCACCTATGACCGTATTCAGTTGTCGCCGGTTCTGGCCGGTGAGAAAAGCTTTGACGATATCGTCACCCACTCTGACGCCTGGTACGATGCCAATGGCGTCAAGACCCATTTCGGTTATTGGGTGCAATCCATCGATCGCGTCGCCAAACAGGTCGTCCTCCATGACGGTCAGGCCATCGGCTACGATCATCTGATTCTGGCGACCGGCTCCGATCCGATCCGCCTGCCCCTGCCGGGGTCTGACCTTCAGGGCGTGGTCGCCTTCCGCGATTTGCACGATGTCGACCTGATGACCAGGGCCGCGAATGCCGGTGGCGAAGCGGTCGTAATCGGCGGCGGATTGCTGGGGCTGGAGGCCGCTTACGGTCTGGCCAAGCGCGGCATGAAATCGACCGTCATTCACCTTGTCGATGTGCTGATGGAGCGTCAGCTTGATGAGGCCGCCGGTCGCCTGCTGGAAAAAGCGCTGCTGGAGCGCGGCGTGATCTCGGTCCTCAGCGCGCAGTCCGAAGCCATTGTCGGGGAAACCCATGTTGAAGGGTTGAAACTCAAAGACGGCCGCGTCATTCCGGCGTCGTTGCTGGTCATGGCCGTCGGTATCCGCCCGCATGTTGAACCCGCTAAATCGGCAGGGCTGACCGTTGAGCGCGGCATTGTGGTCGATGACCAGATGCGTACCTCAGACCCCAGCATTTTCGCGGTCGGTGAATGCGTGCAGCATCGCGGGGCCTGTTATGGTCTGGTCGCACCCATCTGGGATATGTGCCGGACACTTGCTGATGTGCTGACGGGCAAGAACCCGGACGCGGCCTATTACGGCTCAGAACTGGCGACGCGCCTGAAAGTCTCCGGCGTTGATCTTTATTCCGCCGGTCAGTTCAATGGCGGCGAAGGCTGCGAAGACATCGTTTTCCGTGATCCCGGTCGCGGCGTCTATAAGCGCGTGGTCGTTAAGGACAACAAACTGGTCGGCACGGTTTTGTTCGGCGAAGCCGCCGACGGGGCGTGGTATTTCGACCTGATCAAGAAGGGCGAAACCATTGCCGATATCCGCGACACCCTGATCTTTGGTCAGGCGGTGACGGAGGCCTTGGCCGGCGTGGACCCTAATGCCGCCGTTGCAGCATGGCCCGACGACACGGAAGTGTGCGGCTGTAACGGCGTTACCAAGGGTACGGTGGTTGAAGCTATCTGCGGCGGTGCGGACAATCTCGATAAGGTGCGCGGCTGCACGAAGGCTTCGGCAAGTTGCGGCTCCTGTACCGGCATCGTCGAGCAACTGCTGAAGGTCACGCTGGGTGATGCGTTTAAGGCCCAAACCGGCCCCAAGCCGATGTGCAAATGTACTGAGCATGGCCATCAACATGTTCGCAAAGCGATTATCGAGCAGGGTCTAAAAACCATCCCCGATGTCATGCAGGCCATGAAGTGGACCACGCCCGATGGCTGTTCCTCCTGTCGTCCGGCGCTCAACTATTACCTGCTGTGCGCCTGGCCGCGCGAATATCAGGACGATCCGCGCTCACGGTTTGTCAATGAACGCAATCACGCCAACATCCAGAAAGACGGCACCTATTCAGTCGTGCCGCGCATGTGGGGTGGGGTGACTTCGGCTAAGGAACTGCGCGCCATTGCCGATGTGTGCGACAAGTTCGATGTGCCGATGGTCAAGGTCACCGGCGGTCAGCGGCTTGATCTGTTTGGTATCAAAAAAGCCGACCTGCCCGCCGTGTGGGCGGATTTGAATGCCGCAGGCATGGTCTCCGGCCACGCCTATGCCAAGGCCCTGCGCACGGTCAAGACCTGCGTCGGTTCGGAATGGTGCCGGTTTGGAACTCAGGACTCGACCGGGCTGGGTATCAAGCTGGAGCAGGACACCTGGGGCTCATGGATGCCGCATAAGTTCAAGATGGCCGTGTCGGGTTGCCCGCGTAACTGCGCCGAAGCCACCATCAAGGACTTTGGTATTGTCTGCGTGGACTCCGGCTACGAACTGCATGTCGGCGGCAATGCCGGCATCCATCTGCGCGGCACCGATTTGCTGTGTAAGGTCGCCACCGAAGCTGAAGCGCGTGACTATTCGATGGCCTTTGTTCAGCTTTACCGCGAAGACGCCTGGTATCTGGAACGCACCGCCCCGTGGATCGAGCGTGTCGGGTTGGAGTTCGTCAAGACGCAGTTGTTTGACGAAGAAACGCGGGCTGACCTCAAGGCTCGATTCCTGGAATCCCAAGCCGTATTTCAGGTTGATCCGTGGGCGGAACATGCGCCGAAATCAGAACCCGCCAAGGTCTTTTCACCACTGGCCGATCTGCGCGAAGGCACATCACAAGATCATATTACGGAGACTGCGTGA
- the glp gene encoding gephyrin-like molybdotransferase Glp produces the protein MAALKGISVDQAADFLRMVAPKPRPQKVKLEKARGRVLAEDVLAARDQPPFNASAMDGYAVVDLITDEALQNEPLSVIGESLAGRRFKGDLIAGEAVRIFTGAPVPAAANAVIIQENVDRQGDLIFVQPDGWASKSDNIRPRGGDFKAGEVLLEAGQMLDPWALSLVAAAGYDKVVVRKKPVIAILSNGDELVRVGDKPKSDQIFESGSHALIGLIEQWGGKAKFLGAAGDSIKAIHKALKNVKADLIVTIGGASVGDYDLVKPALEQLGLQVDFASVNIRPGKPTWLGNLEDGTRVLGLPGNPASAMVCAQLFLRPYIEAALGRYEPRPLLTAKLTVALPANGPRESWLRAVITHDDKGQLKVTALRDQDSSLVTVFAKSNALLRRPFDAPAAKTGDLVSVLPLDRLV, from the coding sequence ATGGCTGCGCTCAAAGGGATATCCGTCGATCAGGCTGCCGACTTTCTGCGCATGGTGGCCCCAAAACCGCGCCCCCAAAAAGTGAAGCTGGAAAAAGCGCGGGGTCGGGTGCTGGCCGAAGACGTGCTGGCCGCCCGCGATCAGCCGCCGTTCAACGCCTCGGCCATGGATGGCTATGCGGTGGTGGATTTAATCACCGATGAGGCCTTGCAAAATGAGCCGCTGTCGGTCATCGGTGAAAGTCTGGCCGGTCGGCGCTTTAAAGGCGATCTGATAGCAGGCGAAGCGGTACGCATCTTTACCGGCGCGCCTGTGCCCGCGGCGGCAAACGCGGTTATCATTCAGGAAAATGTCGACAGGCAGGGTGACCTGATTTTTGTGCAGCCCGACGGATGGGCCTCGAAAAGCGATAATATCCGTCCGCGCGGCGGGGATTTCAAAGCCGGTGAGGTCTTGCTTGAGGCCGGGCAGATGCTTGATCCGTGGGCGCTGTCGCTGGTCGCGGCGGCAGGTTATGATAAGGTTGTTGTGCGCAAAAAACCGGTGATCGCGATCCTCTCTAATGGCGACGAACTGGTGCGGGTGGGTGACAAACCGAAATCCGATCAGATTTTTGAATCCGGCTCCCACGCCCTGATCGGCCTGATCGAACAGTGGGGCGGTAAGGCGAAATTTTTAGGCGCGGCGGGCGACAGTATCAAGGCGATCCACAAAGCGCTAAAAAACGTGAAAGCCGATCTGATTGTCACCATCGGCGGGGCCAGTGTCGGCGATTACGATCTGGTCAAACCGGCGCTGGAACAGTTGGGTCTTCAGGTCGATTTCGCCAGCGTCAATATTCGGCCCGGTAAACCGACTTGGCTGGGTAATCTCGAAGATGGCACGCGCGTTTTGGGTTTGCCCGGTAATCCGGCCTCAGCCATGGTGTGTGCTCAGTTGTTTTTGCGGCCCTATATCGAAGCAGCTTTGGGCCGGTATGAGCCGCGTCCGCTGCTTACCGCCAAACTGACCGTTGCACTTCCCGCCAATGGCCCGCGTGAAAGCTGGCTGCGGGCAGTGATAACCCATGATGACAAGGGTCAGCTTAAGGTTACCGCCCTGCGCGATCAGGACTCATCGTTGGTGACGGTATTTGCCAAATCCAATGCCTTGCTGCGCCGCCCTTTCGACGCCCCGGCCGCGAAGACCGGCGATCTGGTGTCGGTTTTGCCGTTAGATCGGCTGGTGTAA
- a CDS encoding nitrate reductase — protein sequence MTPSPQSTTCPYCGVGCGVKAVVNNRQMTVTGDESHPANQGRLCSKGTALGNTFGLQGRLLEPRIRRNGQLETASWDDALGTVAAKFAQVIRDHGPDAVAFYVSGQLLTEDYYAVNKLAKGYIGTANVDTNSRLCMSSAVAAHKQAFGADLVPGTYDDLTEADMLVFSGHNAAWTHPVLYRRIETRENQFRVCIDPKRTDTAKACDLHLMIKPQTDVRLWNGLCAHLIARDALDHDFIDQHTEGYSRLMAALSADDQSLDAIAEDCGISVTDLKTFYDAFLHTPKVVSLFSMGSNQSSQGVHKGLALINAHLLSGKIGKPGAAPFSITGQPNAMGGREVGGLANMLAAHMDFDEASKALVQRYWGSPTIAPKAGLKAVDMFEAVRSGKVKAIWIMATNPMVSMPDTNKIHEALTNCELVVVSDVIARTDTMNMAHIQLPAAAWGEKDGTVTNSERVISRQRNLAPLPGSVRSDWAIVSEVARRMNPDWASAFNWAGPDEVFAEHAGLTAFENDGKRFLDLGGLTGMSKAEYNALQPVRWPFKADGLPGDRLFTDGTFNTPNGRARLVPPIVRSPANQTTDDFPFHLNSARVRDHWHTLTRTALAPELNRHITEPLLDIHPKDARRLHIKDGRLAVVTTAYGEAILKARVTDDVREGSLHIPMHWTKQFAPFGRSNQLINPAVDPISGQPEFKHTPANVRAYNEAWHGFVMAPRDFDGELPTWSEDTIWRRTTHTHADCFEIAGIAPVDMPMVEANLILEDATTGLTRRVRVEDGRMTRAMFLAPIHKKLPPRDWLLERFGDAELNPADRAALLIGRLPGMADKGRIICACRGVGEKAINAAIDDGAKTVEEIGEVTTAGTSCGSCKGELKQCLLKQAITKEPVHA from the coding sequence GTGACTCCTTCCCCGCAATCGACAACCTGCCCATACTGCGGCGTCGGCTGCGGGGTTAAAGCTGTCGTCAATAACCGTCAGATGACCGTCACCGGCGATGAGAGCCATCCCGCCAATCAAGGCCGGCTGTGCTCCAAAGGCACGGCGCTCGGCAACACCTTCGGTTTACAGGGCCGGTTGCTGGAACCGCGCATCCGCCGTAATGGCCAGTTGGAAACCGCATCGTGGGACGATGCGCTGGGTACCGTCGCCGCCAAATTTGCGCAGGTTATCCGCGACCACGGCCCCGACGCGGTGGCGTTTTATGTGTCGGGTCAACTTCTTACTGAGGATTATTACGCCGTCAACAAACTGGCCAAGGGCTATATCGGCACGGCCAATGTCGACACCAATTCGCGGCTGTGTATGTCGTCTGCGGTCGCGGCCCATAAGCAGGCGTTCGGGGCCGATCTGGTGCCCGGCACCTATGATGACCTGACCGAAGCCGACATGCTGGTATTCTCAGGTCACAACGCCGCCTGGACACATCCGGTGCTGTACCGCCGGATTGAGACCAGAGAGAACCAGTTCCGCGTCTGCATCGACCCTAAGCGCACCGATACCGCCAAGGCCTGCGACCTGCACCTGATGATCAAGCCGCAAACCGATGTGCGGCTGTGGAACGGATTGTGCGCGCACCTTATCGCCCGCGACGCGCTCGACCACGATTTTATTGATCAGCATACTGAGGGCTATTCACGCCTGATGGCGGCCTTAAGCGCCGACGACCAGAGCCTTGATGCTATCGCCGAAGACTGCGGAATTTCGGTGACTGATCTCAAAACATTTTACGACGCTTTCCTGCACACGCCCAAGGTCGTCAGTCTGTTTTCGATGGGCTCAAACCAGTCGTCGCAGGGCGTACATAAGGGGCTGGCGCTGATCAATGCCCACCTGTTGTCGGGCAAGATCGGCAAGCCGGGGGCCGCACCGTTTTCGATTACCGGCCAGCCCAACGCCATGGGCGGGCGCGAAGTCGGGGGCCTCGCTAACATGCTGGCCGCTCATATGGATTTTGATGAGGCGTCGAAAGCCCTCGTCCAGCGTTATTGGGGATCGCCAACCATTGCCCCCAAAGCCGGGTTAAAAGCCGTCGATATGTTCGAGGCGGTGCGTTCGGGTAAGGTCAAAGCGATCTGGATCATGGCGACCAACCCGATGGTGTCCATGCCCGATACCAATAAGATTCATGAGGCCCTGACGAACTGCGAACTGGTGGTCGTGTCGGACGTCATCGCGCGCACCGACACTATGAACATGGCGCACATCCAATTGCCTGCCGCGGCATGGGGCGAAAAGGACGGCACGGTCACCAACAGTGAACGCGTCATTTCGCGTCAGCGTAATCTGGCGCCCCTGCCCGGTTCGGTGCGGTCCGACTGGGCGATTGTGTCTGAGGTCGCCCGCCGCATGAATCCTGACTGGGCATCGGCATTCAATTGGGCCGGCCCGGATGAGGTCTTTGCCGAACACGCCGGCCTGACCGCCTTTGAAAATGATGGCAAACGCTTCCTTGATCTGGGCGGCCTGACGGGTATGTCGAAGGCCGAGTATAACGCCCTTCAGCCGGTGCGCTGGCCGTTTAAAGCTGACGGCCTGCCGGGAGATCGTCTGTTTACCGATGGCACGTTCAACACACCCAATGGCCGCGCCCGTCTGGTGCCGCCAATTGTACGCAGCCCCGCCAATCAGACCACAGACGATTTCCCGTTCCATCTCAATTCGGCCCGCGTGCGCGACCATTGGCATACCCTGACCCGCACGGCTTTGGCACCGGAACTGAACCGCCACATCACCGAGCCGCTGCTGGATATCCACCCCAAGGATGCCCGCCGTCTGCATATCAAGGACGGACGGCTGGCGGTCGTGACCACGGCCTATGGTGAGGCCATTTTGAAGGCCCGCGTGACTGATGATGTGCGCGAGGGCAGCCTCCATATTCCGATGCACTGGACCAAGCAGTTCGCGCCGTTTGGCCGCTCAAACCAGCTCATCAACCCCGCTGTGGATCCGATATCGGGCCAGCCGGAATTCAAGCACACCCCGGCCAATGTTCGCGCCTATAACGAAGCCTGGCACGGCTTTGTCATGGCCCCGCGTGATTTCGACGGTGAGTTACCGACATGGTCTGAGGATACTATCTGGCGGCGCACCACCCACACCCATGCCGACTGTTTCGAGATCGCTGGCATTGCGCCGGTCGATATGCCGATGGTCGAGGCCAACCTGATATTAGAAGACGCGACCACCGGCCTGACGCGACGGGTGCGGGTTGAGGACGGGCGGATGACGAGGGCGATGTTTCTGGCCCCCATTCATAAAAAATTGCCCCCGCGCGACTGGCTGCTGGAACGGTTTGGCGATGCCGAACTTAACCCTGCCGACCGCGCCGCTTTGCTGATCGGGCGTCTGCCGGGGATGGCCGACAAAGGCCGGATCATCTGCGCCTGCCGCGGCGTTGGCGAAAAAGCCATCAATGCCGCCATCGATGACGGGGCCAAGACTGTCGAAGAAATCGGTGAAGTCACCACCGCGGGCACGTCGTGCGGGTCGTGCAAGGGTGAACTGAAACAGTGCCTGCTGAAACAGGCGATCACAAAGGAGCCGGTTCATGCGTGA
- the moaB gene encoding molybdenum cofactor biosynthesis protein B, whose translation MGAGRIHEDRGFHPVNIAVLTVSDTRTADNDTSGDVLARRITDAGHHLAARNIVRDDIEHIRTIIGNLVKSKEIEVIITTGGTGITGRDVTPEAVEPMFDKRIEGFSTIFHMVSFQTVGLSTLQSRALAGLIDGVFVFCLPGSNGACKDGWDKVIRWQLDSRHGPCNMVELMPRLKE comes from the coding sequence ATCGGGGCCGGTCGTATCCACGAAGACCGCGGGTTTCACCCTGTTAATATCGCCGTCCTGACCGTTTCCGATACGCGCACGGCGGACAATGACACTTCCGGCGATGTGCTGGCGCGGCGGATTACGGACGCCGGTCATCATCTGGCGGCGCGCAATATTGTGCGCGATGACATTGAGCATATTCGCACCATCATCGGCAACTTGGTGAAATCGAAGGAGATCGAGGTCATTATCACGACCGGCGGCACTGGCATTACTGGCCGCGATGTCACTCCCGAAGCGGTCGAGCCGATGTTTGATAAGCGCATCGAAGGCTTTTCGACCATCTTTCATATGGTGAGTTTCCAGACGGTCGGCCTGTCGACCCTGCAATCGCGGGCCCTGGCGGGGCTGATCGACGGGGTATTTGTGTTCTGCCTGCCGGGCTCAAACGGCGCCTGCAAAGATGGCTGGGATAAGGTCATCCGCTGGCAATTGGATAGCCGTCACGGGCCGTGCAATATGGTCGAACTGATGCCCAGACTTAAAGAATAA
- the nirD gene encoding nitrite reductase small subunit NirD — MNANVTLNWPSLNWIDVGAAIDVPYQGARRVDTDLGAIAVFRTVDNEYYAVMDKCPHKGGPLSEGIVHGRHIACPLHNWSFSLQTGEAVGADAGKGCTPTVPLKIENERIFLGMR; from the coding sequence ATGAACGCCAATGTTACGCTGAATTGGCCAAGTCTTAACTGGATAGATGTGGGTGCGGCCATTGACGTGCCGTATCAGGGCGCGCGCCGCGTCGATACCGACCTTGGGGCCATCGCGGTCTTTCGCACAGTTGATAACGAATACTACGCCGTCATGGACAAGTGCCCGCATAAGGGCGGGCCTTTGTCCGAAGGCATTGTTCACGGCCGCCACATCGCCTGCCCGCTGCATAACTGGTCGTTCAGCCTGCAAACCGGCGAAGCGGTCGGGGCCGATGCGGGTAAGGGCTGCACCCCGACCGTACCGCTTAAAATTGAAAATGAGCGCATCTTTTTAGGGATGAGATAG
- the moaA gene encoding GTP 3',8-cyclase MoaA — protein sequence MMTFLPHNIPLVSPLTARADVHGRRISYVRISVTDRCDLRCTYCMSERQTFLPKSALLSYEELERLSLFLMDQGVKTLRITGGEPLVRKGILGFLKRIGDHVEAGRLKELTLTTNGTLLKDAVPDLVAANIKRINVSMDSLNPDVFRRITRGGDITKVIEGIEAAQGAGIKIKLNVVALARDNRAEISDIITWAHGRGIDVSLIETMPLGDDIAGREDQFVSLRDVVRDLSSFWSLEPLTEKTAGPARYYRVAETGGKLGLITPLSHNFCDDCNRVRVTATGKLYMCLGQDDHVDLAAALRADPTDAGLDAAYTEALSHKPRRHEFLIESGTVRGVGSRTMSVTGG from the coding sequence ATGATGACGTTTTTGCCCCACAATATCCCTTTGGTTTCGCCCCTTACGGCCCGCGCCGATGTTCATGGCCGCCGCATTTCCTATGTGCGGATTTCGGTGACGGATCGGTGCGACCTGCGCTGCACCTACTGCATGAGCGAGCGCCAGACCTTTTTGCCCAAATCGGCCCTGCTGTCATACGAAGAACTGGAGCGCTTAAGCCTGTTTCTGATGGATCAGGGGGTGAAAACCCTGCGTATAACCGGCGGCGAACCGCTGGTGCGTAAAGGCATATTGGGGTTTCTGAAACGCATCGGCGACCATGTTGAGGCGGGCCGCCTGAAAGAGCTGACCCTGACCACCAATGGCACCTTGCTTAAGGACGCCGTACCCGATCTGGTGGCGGCCAATATCAAACGCATCAATGTGTCGATGGATAGCCTGAACCCCGATGTGTTCCGGCGCATTACCCGCGGCGGCGATATCACCAAGGTGATCGAGGGTATTGAGGCCGCGCAAGGTGCAGGCATCAAAATCAAACTCAATGTCGTAGCGCTTGCTCGCGATAACCGTGCGGAAATTTCGGATATCATCACCTGGGCGCATGGCCGCGGGATAGATGTTTCGCTGATTGAGACCATGCCGCTGGGCGACGATATTGCGGGCCGTGAGGATCAGTTTGTATCGTTGCGCGATGTCGTACGCGACCTGTCGTCGTTCTGGAGCCTTGAGCCGCTGACGGAAAAAACCGCCGGGCCCGCGCGCTATTACCGTGTGGCGGAAACCGGCGGTAAGCTGGGGCTGATCACGCCGCTTAGTCACAATTTCTGCGACGACTGCAACCGGGTGCGGGTGACCGCAACGGGTAAGCTTTATATGTGTCTGGGTCAGGACGACCATGTCGATCTGGCCGCCGCGCTGCGGGCTGATCCGACCGATGCTGGCCTTGATGCCGCCTATACCGAAGCCCTCAGTCACAAGCCCCGCCGCCATGAATTCCTGATCGAATCGGGTACAGTGCGCGGCGTAGGCTCCCGTACCATGTCCGTCACCGGAGGATAG
- a CDS encoding molybdenum cofactor guanylyltransferase encodes MAESADSMIVGVILAGGQGQRMGGNKPFAIYDHAPLISHAIAALTPQVSQLLVNAGEPISPVAAQLRTLKTPLIYDDPAIANLGPLSGIHTGLKAAIRLKAKSLISLPCDMPHIPVTMVKSLVTAQMVSGADIIYIKGQRDHPLCALWQPQMFAALDSALRQADGGLGVLRFLSTQKISTLTPTDERAYTNINRLADLGLHQPI; translated from the coding sequence ATGGCCGAAAGTGCAGACAGCATGATTGTGGGCGTGATCCTGGCGGGGGGGCAGGGCCAGCGGATGGGCGGCAATAAGCCGTTTGCCATCTATGATCACGCGCCCCTGATCAGCCATGCTATAGCCGCCCTGACCCCGCAAGTATCGCAGCTTCTGGTCAATGCCGGTGAGCCGATATCGCCAGTGGCGGCGCAGTTGCGCACCCTGAAAACGCCGCTGATCTATGATGATCCGGCCATCGCTAATCTGGGGCCTTTAAGCGGCATCCACACCGGTCTGAAAGCGGCGATCCGGCTTAAGGCCAAGTCCCTGATCAGCCTGCCGTGCGACATGCCGCATATTCCGGTCACAATGGTCAAATCACTGGTCACGGCCCAGATGGTGTCGGGCGCGGATATTATTTACATCAAGGGTCAGCGCGATCATCCGTTGTGCGCCCTGTGGCAGCCGCAGATGTTCGCCGCTTTGGATAGCGCTTTGCGTCAGGCGGATGGCGGTTTGGGCGTTTTGCGGTTTTTGAGCACGCAAAAGATCAGCACCCTCACCCCCACTGATGAGCGCGCCTATACCAATATCAACCGTCTGGCCGATCTGGGTTTACACCAGCCGATCTAA
- a CDS encoding MoaD/ThiS family protein, with protein MIRILFFGKISDLIGQREITVPHEAELTLHRLRDTVFSDLMAAHALKPSDIHMSVNQTKARDDIALNDTDEVAFFSVFSGG; from the coding sequence ATGATCCGCATTTTATTTTTCGGAAAAATATCCGACCTGATTGGTCAGCGCGAAATCACCGTGCCGCATGAGGCAGAGCTGACACTCCACCGGCTACGCGATACGGTATTTTCAGACCTCATGGCCGCGCACGCCCTGAAACCATCCGATATTCACATGAGCGTCAACCAGACCAAGGCGCGCGATGACATCGCCTTGAACGATACCGATGAAGTGGCATTTTTCTCAGTTTTTTCAGGCGGTTAA